The following proteins are co-located in the Nocardia bhagyanarayanae genome:
- a CDS encoding DEAD/DEAH box helicase, whose protein sequence is MTDHRSRTELARFSAELKFTLDPFQRDACHALEEGHGVLVCAPTGAGKTVVGEFAVHLALASGGKCFYTTPIKALSNQKFADLTERYGRDSVGLLTGDQSINPDAPVVVMTTEVLRNMLYASSDALRGLSYVVMDEVHYLADRFRGAVWEEVILHLPSDVRLVSLSATVSNAEEFGAWMETVRGDTSVVVDETRPVPLWQHVMVGKRMFDLFDTKSSEQKVLVDEDLVRYIRHRESADRMNNWGVPRGRGGMRRDFRPLPRPEVLARLDEEGLLPAITFIFSRAGCDGALAQCLRSRLDLSREGEAAEIDAIIEKHTGDLPKPDLEVLGYWEWREALHRGLAAHHAGMLPAFRHTVEDLFVRGLVRAVFATETLALGINMPARTVVLERLVKFNGETHAELTPGEYTQLTGRAGRRGIDIEGHAVVLWQPEVDTSAVAGLASTRTYPLRSSFRPGYNMSINLIDRMGADESRALLERSFAQFQADRSVVGLVRGIERNEGALRKLRDQLGGAESGFLEYISLRERIKQRERQLAQQSRTDRRGAAVSALTALRRGDVVAIPSGRRAGLAVILEPDTTPNDPRPLVLTADKWAGRVSVADFPVPAEPLGHMRLPRRVDHRTARARSDLASALRSTGISAPGRSRRGKRSEAADDRELATLRRSLRAHPAHTRQDREQMSRIGERYNRLLRETESMRQKVAATTNSLARTFDRIVGLLEERGFVRDGEVTADGRRLARIYAESDLLVAECLRHGLWRGLGPAELAGVVSTLVYESRQEGGGILGATGPTAPIRRAVASTIGVWSELRSDEARHKLPPTREPDLGFVTGVYKWARGDGLAESLLASGDQGTPLSAGDFVRWCRQVIDLLDQIHGTADDPEIAGTAAKAVRAIRRGVVAVDAA, encoded by the coding sequence GTGACAGATCACCGGTCCCGCACCGAGCTGGCCAGGTTCTCCGCCGAGCTGAAATTCACCCTCGATCCCTTCCAGCGTGATGCTTGCCATGCGCTCGAGGAGGGCCACGGCGTCCTGGTGTGCGCGCCGACCGGCGCGGGCAAAACCGTGGTCGGCGAGTTCGCCGTCCACTTGGCGCTGGCGTCCGGCGGCAAATGCTTCTACACCACACCGATCAAGGCGCTGTCGAACCAGAAGTTCGCCGACCTCACCGAGCGATACGGGCGCGACAGCGTCGGCCTGCTCACCGGCGACCAGTCGATCAACCCGGACGCGCCCGTGGTGGTGATGACCACCGAGGTGCTGCGCAACATGCTCTACGCGTCCTCGGACGCGCTGCGCGGGCTGTCGTACGTGGTGATGGACGAGGTGCACTACCTGGCCGACCGGTTCCGCGGCGCGGTGTGGGAGGAGGTCATCCTGCACCTGCCTTCCGACGTGCGGCTGGTCAGCCTGTCGGCCACGGTCAGCAATGCCGAGGAATTCGGCGCCTGGATGGAGACCGTGCGCGGCGACACCTCGGTGGTGGTGGACGAGACGCGCCCGGTGCCGCTGTGGCAGCACGTCATGGTGGGCAAGCGGATGTTCGACCTGTTCGACACCAAGTCCAGCGAGCAGAAGGTGCTCGTCGACGAGGACCTGGTGCGCTACATCCGTCATCGCGAGTCCGCGGACCGGATGAACAACTGGGGTGTGCCGCGCGGACGCGGCGGCATGCGCCGCGACTTCCGTCCGCTGCCCCGCCCCGAGGTACTCGCCCGCCTCGACGAGGAGGGCCTGCTGCCCGCGATCACCTTCATCTTCAGCCGCGCGGGCTGCGACGGCGCGCTGGCCCAGTGCCTGCGCTCGCGGCTGGATCTGAGCCGGGAGGGCGAGGCCGCCGAGATCGACGCGATCATCGAGAAGCACACCGGCGATCTGCCGAAGCCCGATCTCGAGGTGCTCGGCTACTGGGAGTGGCGCGAGGCGCTGCACCGCGGGCTGGCCGCCCACCACGCGGGCATGCTGCCCGCGTTCCGGCACACCGTGGAAGACCTGTTCGTGCGCGGGCTGGTCCGGGCCGTGTTCGCCACCGAAACGCTCGCGCTCGGCATCAACATGCCTGCGCGCACCGTGGTGCTGGAGCGTCTGGTCAAGTTCAACGGCGAGACGCACGCCGAGCTGACGCCCGGTGAGTACACGCAGCTGACCGGTCGCGCGGGCCGCCGCGGCATCGACATCGAGGGCCACGCGGTGGTGCTCTGGCAGCCGGAAGTCGACACCAGCGCGGTGGCGGGTCTGGCGTCCACCCGCACCTATCCGCTGCGCAGCTCCTTCCGGCCCGGCTACAACATGTCGATCAACCTGATCGATCGGATGGGCGCCGACGAATCGCGCGCCCTGCTGGAGCGTTCCTTCGCGCAGTTCCAGGCCGACCGCTCGGTGGTCGGGCTGGTGCGCGGCATCGAGCGCAACGAGGGCGCGCTGCGCAAGCTGCGCGACCAGCTCGGCGGCGCGGAAAGTGGCTTCCTGGAATACATCTCGCTGCGTGAGCGGATCAAGCAGCGGGAACGTCAGCTGGCTCAGCAGAGCCGCACCGACCGGCGCGGCGCGGCGGTCAGCGCGTTGACGGCACTGCGCCGCGGCGACGTGGTGGCGATTCCGTCCGGCCGCCGCGCTGGTCTGGCGGTCATTCTCGAACCGGACACCACCCCGAACGATCCGCGTCCGCTCGTGCTCACCGCGGACAAGTGGGCGGGCCGTGTCTCGGTCGCCGACTTCCCGGTGCCCGCGGAGCCGCTCGGCCACATGCGGCTGCCCCGGCGCGTCGACCATCGCACCGCCCGCGCCCGCAGCGACCTCGCCTCGGCGCTGCGCAGCACCGGCATCAGCGCGCCCGGTCGTTCGCGCCGCGGCAAGCGCTCGGAGGCGGCCGACGACCGCGAACTGGCCACGCTGCGCCGTAGCCTGCGCGCCCATCCCGCCCACACCAGGCAGGATCGCGAGCAGATGAGCCGGATCGGCGAGCGCTACAACCGGCTGCTTCGCGAGACCGAGAGCATGCGCCAGAAGGTTGCCGCCACCACCAACTCGCTGGCGCGCACCTTCGATCGCATCGTGGGTCTGCTGGAGGAGCGCGGGTTCGTGCGCGACGGCGAGGTCACCGCGGACGGGCGCAGGCTGGCTCGCATCTACGCGGAAAGCGATCTGCTGGTCGCCGAATGCCTGCGGCACGGCCTCTGGCGCGGCCTCGGTCCGGCCGAACTGGCCGGCGTGGTCTCCACGCTGGTCTACGAATCTCGCCAGGAGGGCGGCGGCATTCTCGGCGCGACGGGTCCCACGGCGCCGATCCGGCGCGCGGTCGCCTCGACCATCGGCGTGTGGAGCGAGCTGCGTTCCGACGAGGCGCGGCACAAGCTGCCGCCGACCAGGGAACCCGATCTGGGATTCGTCACCGGCGTCTACAAATGGGCGCGCGGCGATGGATTGGCCGAGTCGTTGCTGGCCAGCGGCGACCAGGGCACGCCGCTGTCCGCGGGGGATTTCGTCCGGTGGTGCAGACAGGTGATCGACCTGCTCGACCAGATCCACGGCACGGCCGACGACCCCGAGATCGCGGGGACGGCGGCGAAGGCCGTCCGGGCGATCCGGCGGGGTGTCGTGGCAGTGGACGCCGCGTAG
- a CDS encoding DUF4333 domain-containing protein: protein MSGPYGPNDPGEGRNDPTQQWGGQQAPGGAGPTQHWGGQQTPSQAQPTQHWGDQNQPQQQWGQTPGQPQQQWGQPQQPQQPQQQWGQTPGQPQQQWGQPQQQDWGQQQQPQQQWGQQPQQQWGQGQQQPQQSGGGGGKKGLIIGLAALGVLVIGAVVALVLVLTSTDKLDQAAVQDGVKKVLTDSYGIQDVTDVSCPSGQKVEVDATFECTLKVSGEQKKVNIKITKDDGTYEVGRPS from the coding sequence ATGAGCGGCCCGTACGGACCGAACGACCCCGGGGAGGGACGCAACGATCCCACCCAGCAGTGGGGCGGACAGCAGGCGCCCGGCGGCGCCGGACCGACCCAGCACTGGGGTGGCCAGCAGACTCCGTCGCAGGCGCAGCCCACCCAGCACTGGGGCGATCAGAACCAGCCGCAGCAGCAGTGGGGCCAGACTCCCGGCCAGCCGCAGCAGCAGTGGGGCCAGCCCCAACAGCCCCAGCAGCCGCAGCAGCAGTGGGGCCAGACGCCCGGTCAGCCGCAGCAGCAGTGGGGTCAGCCGCAGCAACAGGATTGGGGCCAGCAACAGCAGCCGCAGCAGCAGTGGGGTCAGCAGCCCCAGCAGCAGTGGGGCCAGGGTCAGCAGCAGCCGCAGCAGAGCGGCGGTGGTGGCGGCAAGAAGGGTCTGATCATCGGTCTCGCCGCGCTGGGCGTGCTGGTGATCGGCGCGGTCGTCGCGCTCGTGCTGGTGCTCACCTCCACGGACAAGCTCGACCAGGCCGCCGTGCAGGACGGCGTCAAGAAGGTGCTCACGGATTCCTACGGCATCCAGGACGTCACCGACGTCTCCTGCCCGTCGGGCCAGAAGGTCGAGGTGGACGCCACCTTCGAGTGCACCCTCAAGGTGAGCGGCGAGCAGAAGAAGGTCAACATCAAGATCACCAAGGACGACGGCACCTACGAGGTCGGCCGCCCGAGCTGA
- a CDS encoding 5'-3' exonuclease: protein MTSAATSGPLLLLDGASLWFRAFYAIPDKITAPDGRSVNALRGFTDMVASLITKHAPSRLVVCLDLDWRPRFRVDLVPSYKTHRLDTSAEAAPGAEEVPDRLTPQVEMILELLDAAGIATGGAAGLEADDVLGTLASRERTDEVIVVSGDRDLLQLVRDEPAPTVRVLYAGRGLAKAELFGPAEVSAKYGVPVRNAGPAYADLATLRGDASDGLPGVAGIGEKSAATLISRFGSLDALVAAVDDPDSELAPGVRGKLRAAEDYLKAAAPVVRVVCDADVDLSRPDTLPTAPADPDRLRELAIAYNAESPVTRLTAALASRS, encoded by the coding sequence GTGACCTCTGCTGCGACATCAGGCCCGCTGCTGCTGCTCGACGGGGCCAGCCTGTGGTTCCGCGCGTTCTACGCGATTCCGGACAAGATCACCGCGCCGGACGGGCGTTCGGTGAACGCGCTGCGCGGCTTCACCGACATGGTCGCGTCGTTGATCACCAAGCACGCGCCGAGCAGGCTGGTCGTGTGCCTCGACCTGGACTGGCGACCGCGGTTCCGCGTCGACCTGGTGCCGTCCTACAAGACGCACCGGCTCGACACCTCGGCCGAGGCCGCGCCGGGCGCGGAGGAAGTGCCCGATCGGCTGACCCCGCAGGTCGAGATGATTCTCGAGCTTCTCGACGCGGCCGGGATCGCGACCGGCGGCGCGGCGGGTCTGGAGGCCGACGACGTGCTCGGCACGCTGGCGAGCCGGGAGCGCACCGACGAGGTGATCGTGGTCAGCGGCGATCGGGACCTGTTGCAGCTGGTTCGCGACGAGCCGGCGCCGACCGTGCGGGTGCTCTACGCCGGACGCGGGCTGGCCAAGGCCGAGCTCTTCGGTCCCGCCGAGGTGTCCGCGAAGTACGGCGTGCCGGTGCGCAACGCCGGACCCGCCTACGCCGACCTCGCCACGTTGCGCGGTGACGCCTCCGACGGCTTGCCGGGTGTCGCGGGCATCGGCGAGAAGTCCGCGGCGACGCTCATCTCCCGCTTCGGTTCGCTCGACGCGCTCGTCGCCGCCGTGGACGATCCGGATTCCGAGCTGGCCCCCGGCGTGCGCGGGAAACTGCGCGCGGCGGAGGACTACTTGAAGGCGGCCGCTCCCGTAGTGCGCGTCGTCTGCGACGCCGACGTCGACCTGTCGCGCCCGGACACGCTGCCCACCGCACCGGCCGACCCCGACCGCCTCCGAGAACTCGCGATCGCCTACAACGCGGAAAGCCCGGTCACCCGGCTCACCGCCGCGCTTGCCTCGCGTTCCTGA
- a CDS encoding M24 family metallopeptidase, with the protein MSGHTESRFAADVYGDRLERAVESMRAAHLDALLITPGPDLRYLIGSAAESFERLTCLVIPADGATPSVIIPKLELASLAGSAAGELGLQVLDWVDGVDPYQVVKSTLHVGSRVAVADAMPALHLLPLAVSFSGLPVSATPVLRELRMRKDDAEIDALRRAGAAIDRVHARMGEFLQAGRTEAEVGADIAAAIVAEGHTEAAFVIVGSGPHGADPHHGVSDRRIEQGDVVVVDIGGPVEPGYYSDCTRTYVLGEPSPEIAARYAELERAQAAAVAAVRPGVTAASVDAAARNLLTEAGFGEAFVHRTGHGIGLSVHEEPYIVAGNDLVLQPGMAFSIEPGIYFRGEWGARIEDIVVVTPEGCESMNARPHGLTVL; encoded by the coding sequence ATGAGTGGGCACACGGAGTCCAGGTTCGCGGCGGATGTCTACGGAGACCGGCTCGAGCGGGCGGTGGAGTCGATGCGCGCGGCGCACCTCGACGCCCTGCTCATCACGCCGGGGCCGGACCTGCGCTATCTGATCGGTTCGGCGGCCGAATCCTTCGAGCGGTTGACCTGCCTGGTGATCCCGGCCGACGGCGCGACGCCGTCGGTGATCATTCCCAAGCTGGAACTCGCCTCGCTGGCCGGGTCGGCGGCGGGGGAGCTGGGCCTGCAGGTGCTGGACTGGGTCGACGGCGTCGACCCGTATCAGGTGGTGAAGTCGACGCTGCACGTCGGTTCCCGGGTCGCGGTCGCCGACGCGATGCCCGCGCTGCACCTGCTGCCGCTCGCGGTCTCGTTCAGTGGCCTGCCGGTCTCGGCGACGCCGGTGCTGCGGGAACTGCGCATGCGCAAGGACGACGCCGAGATCGACGCGCTGCGCAGGGCGGGCGCCGCGATCGACCGGGTGCACGCGAGGATGGGCGAGTTCCTCCAGGCCGGACGCACCGAGGCCGAGGTCGGCGCCGACATCGCCGCGGCGATCGTGGCGGAAGGCCACACCGAGGCCGCGTTCGTCATCGTCGGCAGCGGACCGCACGGCGCCGACCCGCACCACGGGGTGTCCGACCGGCGGATCGAGCAGGGCGACGTGGTGGTCGTCGACATCGGCGGCCCCGTCGAGCCCGGTTACTACTCCGACTGCACCCGCACCTACGTGCTCGGCGAGCCGAGCCCCGAGATCGCCGCGCGCTACGCCGAGCTCGAACGCGCCCAAGCCGCGGCCGTCGCCGCCGTCCGTCCCGGCGTCACCGCCGCCTCGGTCGACGCCGCCGCGCGGAACCTGTTGACGGAGGCGGGTTTCGGCGAGGCGTTCGTGCACCGGACCGGTCACGGCATCGGCCTGTCCGTGCACGAGGAGCCCTACATCGTCGCGGGCAACGACCTGGTCCTGCAGCCGGGCATGGCCTTCAGCATCGAACCGGGCATCTACTTCCGCGGCGAGTGGGGCGCCCGCATCGAGGACATCGTCGTTGTCACGCCCGAGGGTTGCGAGTCCATGAACGCCCGCCCGCACGGCCTGACCGTGCTGTGA
- a CDS encoding PPOX class F420-dependent oxidoreductase, which translates to MPTTTAPLSPAALDFVAERHLATLTTLRADGTPHVVAVGFTWDAEAGIARIITNDGSVKVRNVRRSGYAAVSQVDGIRWLTLEGPAKVLDDPDSVADAVERYAGRYRVPRENPTRVVIAIEVRRVLSSSTLR; encoded by the coding sequence ATGCCGACCACCACCGCGCCGCTCTCGCCCGCCGCCCTCGACTTCGTCGCCGAACGCCATCTCGCGACACTGACCACGTTGCGCGCCGACGGCACGCCGCACGTGGTCGCGGTGGGCTTCACCTGGGACGCGGAGGCGGGAATCGCGCGGATCATCACCAACGACGGGTCGGTGAAGGTGCGCAATGTGCGCCGATCCGGATACGCGGCGGTCAGCCAGGTGGACGGCATCCGGTGGCTGACACTGGAGGGACCCGCGAAGGTGCTCGACGACCCGGACAGCGTCGCCGACGCGGTCGAACGCTACGCGGGCCGCTACCGGGTGCCGCGGGAGAATCCGACGCGCGTGGTGATCGCGATCGAGGTGCGCCGCGTCCTCTCGTCGAGCACGCTGCGCTGA
- a CDS encoding SDR family NAD(P)-dependent oxidoreductase, whose product MGKRGIAEGSVLVLGGRSEMGLEIAERLAPGRVVILAARRSADLAAQIATVEQAGASAVHAVEFDADDTAGHAALLEKIAAEHGPIGVAVLAFGILGDQARAEREPEHAVAVVHTDYVAQVSVLTTLANLLRAQGHGQIVVFSSIAGARVRRANYVYGSAKAGLDGFASGLADALHGSGVHLLLVRPGFVIGRMTEGMDPAPLSSTPGQVADAVVGGLRRRAGKIWVPRALGPAAVVARMVPGFLWRRMPR is encoded by the coding sequence ATGGGAAAGCGAGGGATCGCCGAGGGTTCGGTACTGGTACTCGGCGGACGCAGCGAAATGGGGCTCGAGATCGCCGAGCGCCTGGCGCCCGGCCGGGTGGTGATCCTCGCGGCGCGGCGTAGTGCGGACTTGGCGGCGCAGATCGCGACCGTCGAACAGGCGGGAGCGTCGGCCGTGCACGCGGTGGAGTTCGACGCCGACGACACCGCCGGCCACGCCGCACTGCTGGAGAAGATCGCCGCCGAACACGGACCCATCGGCGTCGCCGTACTGGCCTTCGGCATCCTCGGCGACCAGGCCCGCGCCGAGCGCGAGCCCGAGCACGCCGTCGCCGTCGTGCACACCGACTACGTCGCTCAGGTCAGCGTGCTCACCACCCTCGCGAATCTGCTTCGCGCCCAAGGGCACGGCCAGATCGTCGTCTTCAGTTCCATCGCAGGCGCGCGTGTGCGCCGCGCCAACTACGTGTACGGCTCGGCCAAGGCGGGGTTGGACGGATTCGCCAGCGGCCTCGCCGACGCCCTGCACGGCAGCGGCGTCCATCTGCTGCTCGTTCGCCCGGGTTTCGTCATCGGCAGGATGACCGAGGGCATGGACCCCGCGCCGCTGTCGAGCACTCCCGGCCAGGTGGCGGACGCCGTCGTCGGCGGCCTGCGCCGCCGAGCGGGCAAGATCTGGGTGCCCCGCGCCCTCGGCCCGGCCGCTGTCGTGGCGCGCATGGTTCCGGGATTCCTCTGGCGCCGGATGCCTCGATGA
- the cbiE gene encoding precorrin-6y C5,15-methyltransferase (decarboxylating) subunit CbiE, protein MTGAWQGSPIAVIGIGADGWDGLGAAAREAVAAAEVIFGSERQLALLPSDLGGRRRTWPSPLLPALPGLLAEHVAHRICVLASGDPMFYGIGVTLARLFGPASLRVLPQPSSASLACARLGWALAETPVVSAVGRPLAVVLPDLVDGRRLLVLSADETTPARLATLLADNGFGRSTLTVLEQLGGPSERLRTATAAFWDLDAGDPLNVVAVDCVADPDFTRVTRLPGLPDTVYGGDGQLTKAEVRALTLAALAPAPGELLWDVGGGSGSIAIEWCRTHPACRAVTFERLERRREQITANASALGVPHVRVRGEVLTELAAEHEMPSPDAVFVGGGVTQPGLLETCFAHLRQGGRLVANAVTAESEALLVAMAAARGGELRKFQIYRAEPLGGFTAWRPQLPVAQWTVVKSDQGSP, encoded by the coding sequence GTGACCGGCGCCTGGCAAGGCTCCCCGATCGCGGTGATCGGAATCGGAGCCGACGGATGGGACGGCCTCGGCGCCGCGGCGCGGGAAGCGGTCGCCGCGGCCGAGGTGATCTTCGGTTCCGAGCGGCAATTGGCGCTTCTGCCAAGCGATCTCGGCGGCCGACGGCGCACGTGGCCCTCGCCGCTGCTCCCCGCGCTGCCCGGGTTGCTCGCCGAGCACGTCGCGCACCGAATCTGTGTGCTCGCCAGCGGCGACCCGATGTTCTACGGCATCGGCGTCACGCTGGCCAGGCTGTTCGGGCCCGCGTCCCTGCGGGTGCTGCCGCAACCGTCCTCCGCGTCGCTGGCCTGCGCGCGCCTCGGCTGGGCGCTGGCCGAGACGCCGGTCGTCAGCGCGGTGGGCCGCCCCCTGGCGGTGGTCCTGCCCGACTTGGTCGACGGCAGGCGACTGCTGGTGCTCAGCGCTGACGAAACCACACCGGCGCGGCTCGCGACACTCTTGGCGGACAACGGATTCGGTCGATCGACCCTCACGGTGCTCGAGCAGCTCGGCGGGCCGTCGGAACGCCTGCGCACCGCCACCGCGGCATTCTGGGATCTCGACGCGGGCGACCCGCTGAACGTCGTCGCCGTCGACTGCGTCGCCGATCCGGACTTCACCCGCGTCACCCGCCTGCCCGGTCTGCCCGACACCGTCTACGGCGGTGACGGCCAGCTGACCAAGGCCGAGGTGCGGGCGTTGACCCTGGCCGCGCTCGCCCCCGCACCGGGTGAATTGCTGTGGGACGTCGGCGGCGGCTCGGGCAGCATCGCCATCGAATGGTGCCGCACGCATCCCGCCTGTCGCGCGGTGACTTTCGAGCGGCTGGAGCGACGCAGGGAGCAGATCACCGCCAACGCCAGCGCACTCGGTGTGCCGCACGTTCGAGTGCGCGGCGAGGTGCTCACCGAGCTGGCCGCCGAGCACGAAATGCCTTCGCCCGACGCTGTTTTCGTCGGCGGCGGGGTGACCCAGCCTGGCCTGCTCGAGACATGCTTCGCCCATCTGCGCCAGGGCGGCAGGCTGGTCGCGAACGCCGTCACCGCCGAATCGGAAGCGCTGCTGGTCGCCATGGCCGCCGCGCGGGGCGGTGAGCTGCGAAAGTTCCAGATCTATCGGGCCGAGCCGCTCGGCGGCTTCACGGCGTGGCGTCCTCAGCTGCCCGTCGCGCAGTGGACAGTCGTCAAATCGGATCAGGGTTCACCCTGA
- a CDS encoding cobalt-precorrin-6A reductase: MRTLILGGTAEARELAHIASGERGFEIVSSLAGRVRDPRLPEGSVRIGGFGGVAGLREWLGANGIDVIVDATHPFAGTITANAAAAVRGSGVPLVHVRRPGWTEAPGDRWIRVPDLAAAAHALPELGERVFLTIGRQGVGAFAGLTEQWFLIRAIDPPETELPPNHEVLLARGPFTVDEESRLLARHRIDVLVTKDSGGDRTYAKLAAARAADLPVLMVDRPPLPAGAEVVETVSEAWEWLRAKESGVR, translated from the coding sequence CTGAGAACGCTGATCCTGGGCGGCACCGCCGAAGCGCGGGAACTGGCCCACATCGCTTCCGGCGAGCGAGGATTCGAGATCGTCTCCTCGCTCGCCGGTCGTGTTCGCGACCCTCGGTTGCCGGAGGGATCGGTCAGGATCGGCGGCTTCGGCGGCGTCGCGGGTTTGCGTGAGTGGCTGGGAGCCAACGGTATCGACGTCATCGTCGACGCCACACACCCGTTCGCGGGCACGATCACCGCGAACGCCGCCGCGGCCGTGCGGGGCTCGGGCGTGCCGCTGGTGCATGTGCGGCGGCCGGGCTGGACCGAGGCGCCGGGCGATCGATGGATTCGCGTGCCCGATCTCGCGGCCGCGGCGCACGCGCTCCCGGAACTGGGCGAGCGAGTATTCCTCACCATCGGCAGGCAGGGCGTCGGCGCGTTCGCCGGACTCACCGAACAGTGGTTCCTGATCCGCGCCATCGACCCGCCGGAAACCGAGCTGCCCCCGAATCACGAAGTGCTGCTCGCCCGCGGGCCTTTCACCGTGGACGAGGAATCCCGGCTGCTGGCTCGGCACCGCATCGATGTGCTGGTCACCAAGGACAGCGGCGGCGACCGCACCTACGCCAAACTGGCCGCCGCGCGGGCGGCCGATCTGCCCGTGCTGATGGTCGACCGGCCGCCACTGCCCGCCGGAGCGGAGGTCGTCGAAACGGTGTCCGAGGCGTGGGAATGGTTGCGAGCCAAGGAATCCGGGGTCCGCTGA
- a CDS encoding PadR family transcriptional regulator, protein MATTRRKPLNSTAASLLGFLHEGPMSGWDLVALAQDRIGDFWTITQSQVYRELAAMDAAGLVAKGETGARERTPYRITDAGREAFLEWVTRDPGAETIRVPLLLTMSFGDHVDPEHLDRIIAANREVHQRRLDRYLKDECDSLRPHQRATLEFGIGYERAVLAWFDRLPELLRR, encoded by the coding sequence ATGGCGACGACCCGGCGCAAACCGCTGAATTCGACAGCCGCCTCGCTGCTCGGTTTCCTGCACGAGGGGCCGATGTCCGGCTGGGACCTGGTGGCGCTCGCCCAGGACCGGATCGGCGATTTCTGGACGATCACCCAGAGCCAGGTGTATCGCGAGCTGGCCGCGATGGACGCCGCCGGGCTGGTCGCCAAGGGCGAGACCGGGGCGCGCGAGCGCACGCCCTACCGGATCACCGACGCGGGCCGCGAGGCGTTCCTCGAATGGGTCACCCGCGATCCCGGCGCGGAGACGATCCGGGTGCCGCTGCTGCTCACCATGTCGTTCGGCGACCACGTCGACCCCGAGCACCTCGATCGGATCATCGCAGCCAACCGCGAGGTGCACCAGCGCCGCCTCGATCGCTACCTGAAGGACGAGTGCGACAGCCTGCGGCCGCACCAGCGGGCCACGCTGGAGTTCGGCATCGGCTACGAGCGCGCGGTGCTCGCCTGGTTCGATCGGCTGCCCGAGCTGCTCAGGCGCTGA